Within Sporosarcina sp. PTS2304, the genomic segment CTTCACTTCACTCGACTCCTTTCCACTAATGGCTATTCCATTTTTCATGTTAGGTGGCCTATTAATGGGAAAGGGCGGGATTTCGGAGAGGATACTGAACCTCGCTAAACAGCTTGTCGGTTGGATGGTTGGTGGACTTGCAATGGTCACTGTAGTGGCATGCGCATTTTTTGCTGCATTATCAGGTTCTGGTCCAGCTACTGTAGGTGCGATTGGTTCATTCATGATTCCTTCTATGAAAGAAAAAAATTACAATCCTGCTTTTGCTTCCGCTATCACAGCAGCAGCTGGTTGTATTGGTGTTATTATACCTCCAAGCATCCCGCTAATACTTTATGGTGTCATCAGTGGTACATCGATTGGGGAGTTATTTAAGGCAGGTATTTTGCCTGGACTTTTAATTGCAGCGATTTTAATGTTCGTTTCGTACCGTACTATAAAAAAACAAGGCGATGACATTGTAAAAGAAGAGATTGACATAAGTTTCTCCGCGTTAATGAGATCGATTTGGGATGCAAAATGGGCTTTGCTTGCTCCTATTATTATTTTAGGAGGGATCTACGGTTCAATTTTCACTCCTACAGAAGCTTCTGTAATTGCAATAATTTATTCATTCATTATCGGTACATTTGTTCATAAAGAATTGAAATGGAAAGAAATTAAAGAAAGTCTGCTTGAAACAATTAATCTGACAGGCGCAACAATGTATATGATCGGAACTTCAATCGCATTTGCTTATTTATTATCAGTCGAACGGATTCCTGTAATTATTGCTGAATCCATCGCTTCGTTTTCAACGAATCCAATTGTCATTCTTCTGCTAATTAATTTATTTTTACTTGTTGTAGGTGCATTTGTGGATACAATTCCTGCTCTTGCAATGTTAACGCCTATTCTTTTACCAATCGTACAACAAGCAGGCGTGGATCCGGTTCATTTTGGTATTATTATGGTAGTTAACCTTGCAATCGGTTTCATTACTCCTCCTTTTGGTGTGAATTTGTTCATTGCTGCCAATGTAGGGAAAACACCGCTGGAAGACATTATAAAGAAAATGATCCCAATTATTATGTACGTGGTCGTTGGACTTTTGATCATCACATACTTCCCGGCTCTTTCACTGGCATTTGCAAAATAAATTAAAAGTAATTGGGTACTAACGATGGGAGATGAATAGTGTGGATGTTCTTAAAAACAAGGTAGTTATTATTGGGACAGGCTTTGTTGGATCGACTTATGCTTATGCATTAGTAAATCATTCGATTGCTGAAGAGATAGTTCTCATTGATATGAACAGGGAAAAAGCAGAAGGGGAGGCTATGGATTTGAACCATGCCGTACCCTTCGCATCTACACCGATGAAAGTATGGCAAGGAGATTATAGTGAATGCCAAGACGCTAATATCGTCTGTATTACTGCTGGTGTGAGTCAAAGTGAGGAAGTTACTCGGCTGACGGTTGCTGAGAAAAACACTGGAATTATTACTGGGATTGTGGAACGTGTGATGGCATCGGGTTTCAACGGCATTCTATTGGTAGCCTCCAATCCAGTCGATGTTATGACATACGTAGCTTGGAAGGTGTCAGGTCTTCCGAAGAATAAAG encodes:
- a CDS encoding TRAP transporter large permease; its protein translation is MTMLILFGSLFVFIILSVPIGIAIGLSSMLVIFFSDKVSLPMLIQKLFTSLDSFPLMAIPFFMLGGLLMGKGGISERILNLAKQLVGWMVGGLAMVTVVACAFFAALSGSGPATVGAIGSFMIPSMKEKNYNPAFASAITAAAGCIGVIIPPSIPLILYGVISGTSIGELFKAGILPGLLIAAILMFVSYRTIKKQGDDIVKEEIDISFSALMRSIWDAKWALLAPIIILGGIYGSIFTPTEASVIAIIYSFIIGTFVHKELKWKEIKESLLETINLTGATMYMIGTSIAFAYLLSVERIPVIIAESIASFSTNPIVILLLINLFLLVVGAFVDTIPALAMLTPILLPIVQQAGVDPVHFGIIMVVNLAIGFITPPFGVNLFIAANVGKTPLEDIIKKMIPIIMYVVVGLLIITYFPALSLAFAK